Below is a genomic region from Trichoderma asperellum chromosome 2, complete sequence.
GCAGAACGCGGTTGACGCTACAAAAGCAAAGGTAAGTGAGagatttttatatttcatTTTAAGTGATTtttaccaaaaaaaaaaaaaaaaaaaaaaaaaaaaaaaaaaaaaaaaaaagagagagagagagagagagagagaggaagaagaagaagaagaagaagaagaaaaagagaagagaacgaAAAGGGAAGgccgaaaaagaaaataaagaccccaaaagaagatgaaaatatATGAAAGAAAGCTACCACCTTTCACATCATATTGCTAACTAAATGAAATCTCAGCTAGAAGCAAGCACCTCAAAGGAAGCCAAGGCCGTATACCTTGACGCATTGGATTCAATCGCTGAGCACACGTCCTCACCCTCACTCAAACATGCAGTTTTGGAACTTCGCCATGCCCAGGGCTTCAGCAATTCTGAATTCGAGAACAGCGATTCCAGAGCAGCCAATTTGAATCTTCCCATGGGCCTGCACAACATCGGCAACACttgttatttaaatagtttactCCAGTATCTCTTCACTGTGAAGCCTATACGCGATATTGTATTCAACTATGATAGCTTGCGGTTAGATTTGAATGATGAGAGCATACAGGCACGTCGACTTGGCGGAAACAAGATGCAAATGGATCGCGGCGAGGCTGTTGTTGCGCAAGCATGTAAGTGCAGCCTATTCTTGGAACTTTGAGTAACGGCTTATGAGAACTAATACTGTTTATCATGTAGTTGCGGAAGAAATGGCCACGCTGTTCGAAAATCTTCGAACTTCTGACAGAACTGCCACTCGACCATCTCAAAGACTCGCCAACGCAGTTTTATTATCAACCCACACGCTCCTGTCTGGCTCCAAACAGCCGTCCGAAACTCCAACGACAGTGAACCCTCCGCCCCTGCCCGCCCGCCCATCGCCTGCTCCTCCCACAGAGAGCCATGATGATATTAACATGGTAAATGTTTCTGTGCAAGCTGTGTCAGATTCGATAGAAACGCGGAGCCGTTCTAGCACCCAAACTCTCGTTGATCAAGATGACGCTCGCTCAGACCGCTCGTATGAGAAGGTTGAGACAGTGACAGAGGATACCAACAGCCAGCTACAATCCGTCCCAATACTTATTGACTTAGGGGATGACACTTTAATGACTGAAGCACCACAAGACGACAAAAAACCGGTCACTCCAGTGGACGTGGACGAGTCTAAAGACACTCCTGTTGATGCCAGGCAAGAGAATGCTGATGTTGATATGATCGACATAGAGAAGCCAGAAACGGTAGATCAAAAAGTTCTCAACGCCCTTGAGCATCAGAAAAGATCTTCGGGAACCGACCAGCAGGATGTTGAGGAAGTCATGGGCAGCATTCTCAATCGTCTCCAGGCAGCGATTCGCCCAACTTCGGTTGACAGCACAAGCGGCATTCAGCTGGAAAAAATTATGGAGACTTTCTTCGTTACAACAGTCAATTATACTAAAAAGTTTGATGAAAAGGAGTACCAACATGAAATTAGCTTTGATAGATCAATTACGGCATTTCCGGCAGCTGAAGGACCTTGCTCATTGTACGATGCCCTCGGAAGAAACTTCGACCAGCAGATTTTAGAAGAAAGCAAGCTCTCACGATACACCGCCATCAAGACATTACCGCCGGTCCTACACATTCTTATTCAGCGCTCGCAATCTATGGGCAGCAAGAACGGCAACCCAGTTGTTATACCTGAGACTTTATACCTCGATCGATACATGGACGCCCCCCATAACTCGCCCATTTTTCAGCAAAGGGTGGAGGATTGGATGACTGCAGAGCGAATTGTTGACATAAAGTCACAACTGGCGAAAGTCGAAGCCAATCCTACTTATATGACATTTTTCCAGAACTACGGGGGTGAAAATGAGGTTACAGATGGCACGGCGAATCAAGCGACCAACGGAGCCGACGATTTCATGAAAGACGAAATAGACTCTGAAAATTGGGATTTTGATGGGCCAGTAGAAGATGACTTTTTGCTCATAACGCCAGCAAATGCCACTAAAGAGACTACTCTTGAGAAGCCCGCCAATAAGATTACAGACATACAGAAGACACACGCTGCAGTGTTGGAAATGATGGAAAAAGAACTACGCCAACGACAAGAGGCACTTGAAGCAAGTATGAGCAGCCAAAAGCAAATTTCGTACCGCCTCCATGCCGTCATCTGCCATCGTGGCCACCTGACATCGGGGCACTATTGGGTCTGGATCCACGATTTCGAAGCCAACGTTTGGCGTTGGTATAACGATGCGGATGTGAAGGAGAACAAAGATACTGCAGAAGTACTACAGACTCTGAGCACTAGCGGCGAGCCATATTACCTCTGCTACGTGCGCGACGAAGACAAGGATCAATATGTCAGCGTCCCTAAAAGAGAACCTCttaagaaggaagaaagcgACGGTCAGGACAAGGAAGGCCAAGTAGAGGCAGAAGCAACGAAGTCAGCCGTTGAGGCTGTGTCAGCGCCCTCAATTTCAGCGGATAGAGACGGAGATGTTGAGGTTATTGacgcaaagaaagaaaatgaccCAGAAACTGCCCCTGAGGTGGATGCAGTGGCGCAGGAGCCGCAAGAATCTCAGAGGACGGTAATCATGGAAGATGCAACTCAatcgtaaaaaaaaaaaaaaaggagtgaGAAGGTATGatagaagagggagaaataCTTTATTGACTTTGGGGGGGCAATTCAGTTGGCTGAGAGGCAGTATTAATGCATGGCAGGTaaagggacaaaaaaaagaggcgtaCGGTGTACCCATAATCACTTGAAGAACATGTATGGAATTGTCTACTTCTAGCTTCTAGGTAGTTTTATGATGAGATGATTACTAAACTTGCAGAATCATTGGTGTTGGCGTTTGTGTTCaattataaagaaacaagaggatATCACTCGCAAACATACGTATAAAGAGAGGTCCCAAACAGGGCACGATTGTCATTAACGATTTGTTCATTTTTCATTaaatatttctattaaatTGTAATTTTACCGGCCCTTGAACACGGGCTTTCGCTTCTCTTGGAATGCCTTCAACGCCTCATTTCTATCTTCTGTGTTGACGACCCTCTGGTACATCtcattctccttctcctccctaGCCCAGGCAACGGCCTGCAGACCAGCACGGATAGCAATGGGTCCTCCTTCGCAGATCTCCTGAGCCAGCCTGACAGCCTCTGACAGGGCAGACTTGCGCGCGATCTGCAGGATTTCGGCGCCGTCGCGCTCATCCTCCGGGACGACCTCGACGAGGCGATCAGCAATGCCTAGGAAATAGGCCTCCGGGGCGGCAACGCGGCGGCCGGTGAGGATGAGATCGCGCGCGCGGGAAAGGCCGATGAGGGCAGGCAGGCGGAAGGTGCCGCCGGCGCCGGGGATGATGCCGAGGCGGGTTTCAGGCAGGCCGACAGTTGCGTTGGAGGAGAGGACGCGGAAGTGGGTGGAGAGGGCAAGCTCgaggccgccgccgagggCGAGGGAGGAGATGGCGGAGATTGTTGGGATCTGGAGGTTGGAGAGGTTGGCGAAGGTGCTGCGGAGGTTGGAGAGGAACTGGGCGGTTCTGTCACAAGATATTAGCAAACAGCTTGAGAGCGAGATACAGAACAGAGGGCGGAACATCTATACGCACTCTTCTGGGGTAAAGCCGCGTCTCTCTTTCAGATCTGCGCCAGCGCAGAAGCAGGTATCAATGGCACTGGCAAGAATGAGAGCTCTCGTGGGACCGTTCTGGTCGACTCCAGTAGTCTTCTCCTCGCCGTTGGGGCCGTACTGGCTCTGCACGTCGTCTATCTCTGCGCGCAGCGAGGCTAGCAGGTCCTTGGAGATTGCATTTCGGGCCTGCGGGCGGTTGAGCTCGAGGACTCGGATGTGGCCGTTTGAGCCTGCGGGAAGGTTCGTGACGCGGATGAGGGGCTCGGAGGGAGTTGAGTAGAGGCGGCGGAAGGtgaaggagagggagggagaggcggaGAGGCGGATTCGAGGCGGcattgcggcggcggctgtgAGATTAATTTGGTGAGGGTGTGGTTTTGGGGAGGGAGATTCAATTGAGAGGAGGAAAGTCGTGGGAGAAATAAAAATGGTTGTAAGATTGGATTTGGAGAGAAGCTCGGCTTAAAGGTGACGTCGATATTTGAATGAGCCGAGCTTAGTTTTGGCTGCGGCTTGTGTCGGTGCTTGTGCCATATGGCAGGAGAGTCGGCATTAACGAGTTTGAGAAATTGTGAAGCTATATGATGGCTACTAGGTAATTATAGTGACTATGATGAGTTGTTTCATTgttgctaatataattttcaTTGTATTCATATAGTGAACTAGCCAATTGCTGCCCTGGACCTTATCTCAAGATCCCAATGGGTAAGCTCTAAGCGTCTCGGCGATCACTCATTCTCTTCTGGCTATATTCTCTTCCCGAAATGAAAACAAGTTTCTTAGGTTGCTATTGCTAGCTCAAGGTGACGGTAAAGAATGTGAAAATAGCCCACAGCAATACCGGGGCCATAAAGACGCTGTCACTTGAGCTGTTATCATGGGGCTCGAAGCTCTCATTAGCTAGAGCTCCGCGTGCTTCTAGGCTGCTCCATTCACCAGGTGAAGCACATTTACTGCATAGCTTTCGCCCTTCCGTAGAACCCTTGTGCTGTAGATGAGCAACAGGCTCTCTGCCAGTCGTCTACGTGCAAGAAGACGGCCAATCGAGACCGATAGTAGGGATGGAAATAGTCCTTGTTATTGACTCGTGTCTGCACAGCGATATTCCAGCCGCCAGGCAGGTACATATGGCACCTTTCAACAGGGGCACCTTCCCTCGTCTCGGCTTCAACATTGTTTGTCCCATGAACCCTAATCGATAGCATAAAGGCTACTTCAACCGCTATAGAACGTCACCATGCTACAACCCATGCTTCTCGTTCCACTCTTGACACATCACTAAGGCCCCCATGGTGCGTGCAATTCTTCATGCCGCTCACCCGCTTCACCCGCTCATCGTCTTGGGCCAATAGCGCGAGCTTTGGCATGCACCAACTGCAACCGCACGTTTTTAATCTGGGGGAGGCGCAGCACTGCAGCGCTGCCTTCTGGCCGCTGTCCATCCTTAACGCTATAAGCAGCCCTGCAAGATCTCGCCAAACCCCTGGGCCCGATCATATCTGATACATGCGATATTAATCTGTAGTAGATCGCGCAGCATCTTCGTCATGACCTTATCAGCCGGTCCAATATTGCTTCTCGGGGTTTGCTTTGGCCACCGCCCACCAAAAGGTCCCGCGGATAAGATGCCTGCTTCCCTAGAGAGACTCAATTGGCCAAATTTGACATGGCCGCGTCTCGACCCACCGCTGGGCGGATGACAACAAATCACTTACCTGTCCGAGATCCAGGAATATTTGTCAGTAGTGATATAAAGAACCACCGAACGGAGAGCTCCTTGCCGACCTCACCGACTTCGTTTCTCTTGTACCACTTCGGCTGGGGGCATGACAGTCGTCGCAGGCCATTAGCAGATCCGAGCAGACTCTCTAGTTAGGCCACTACTGAAGTAGGCCCATCGTCGGTGGTCGCTGGGGGCATCACTCGGTAGGGCACACCTATGCTCTCGGGATTTGCTTTTGGTAGTTGTTGGGGGCCGACGAGCGTTCTTTCAACGAGCCATGGCAGCGACCAGTAGTATAATCTCgtcttttgttctttccaCCACAATAACAGCGGCACCTACTGCGTCCTCTCTGCCGCTATCGGTCGTTGTCGAGCCCAATATAGGAGGCACTCTtgattttttccccttcaacGACCTCGCCAACGTCGGAAATCCGAATGACGATGCCTTCAGCTTCAAGGATCTCATCAAGTCGAGCATTGCAGGCGACCAGAGCATTGTGCTTTTCGGCACCGGATGCCTGGTTGATGGCGTAGAGGACTGCACTCGCGCTTGCAACCGCACGGATGTCTTCTTCGGCTCTCTTGAGACGTTTTACGATTGTATCGCGTTGGCTTCCATTTCTCACTGGACTCATGATACCGAGAGCTACTACATCACCCCTCAGACAGAGCTAAATGCTAGTGTTATAATGGGTTCTGGGAGCCTCGCCGGTTTCGATTATAAGCCGACCCTCAACTCTTTCATCACTTGCGCACAAGCATCCTGCGGGAGTGACCAGTTAAGCGTGGCGTGCGACCCCTCTATCAAAGCGCTCTCCATAGAGCATTCTACTGCTGATGAGATATTTGAGGCCATGAATACGTTTTGCCCAGATATCCCAGCTAATATTGACCCTGATATCTTTGGACCTGGAGTAAGATTATACCAATAAATAGCCATATAGAGTGAAGATAGCACTAACCTTGCTGGAATAGGTGCTGATTTCCTACGTGCTTCAAGTATGCTTCTCAGGATCACTATATCTAGCTGTTCAGGCATTCACCATCTGGGCTCGTCACACTGAAAAGAAACGCGAGCCTTACACCCTCACCCGCGCCGAGTCACTAATCTGGAGAGACACATCTACCTTGTCGCGGACCAGCgtggccatggccaccacCCTAGTCGAGTTCCAGGAAGCTCAGTGCTGGTTTGTGTTTGCATTGCAGATCGCCTCCATCCTCGCAATCGTCATCAACTCCCAGGACGGCACATTCTGGGGCGAGATCATCGTCAATGGCGCTGTCGCATTCCATGTCAGCCTTAACGGTGTGCTTCCCATGTTCTTGGTTCAAGTTTGTCTCCATAACGAAGGCATCCGCAACTGGCATACATTCCTTGGCTTTTGCGCGGAATATTTATTAG
It encodes:
- a CDS encoding uncharacterized protein (EggNog:ENOG41~TransMembrane:7 (n2-13c19/20o216-240i283-301o313-333i345-363o412-438i472-496o508-529i)~SECRETED:SignalP(1-19)), with translation MAATSSIISSFVLSTTITAAPTASSLPLSVVVEPNIGGTLDFFPFNDLANVGNPNDDAFSFKDLIKSSIAGDQSIVLFGTGCLVDGVEDCTRACNRTDVFFGSLETFYDCIALASISHWTHDTESYYITPQTELNASVIMGSGSLAGFDYKPTLNSFITCAQASCGSDQLSVACDPSIKALSIEHSTADEIFEAMNTFCPDIPANIDPDIFGPGVLISYVLQVCFSGSLYLAVQAFTIWARHTEKKREPYTLTRAESLIWRDTSTLSRTSVAMATTLVEFQEAQCWFVFALQIASILAIVINSQDGTFWGEIIVNGAVAFHVSLNGVLPMFLVQVCLHNEGIRNWHTFLGFCAEYLLAIVASTQKISFSSTFDLFKQQHSIEECGGNPSPRTYCAATHGVSGLSLTFFPHPLFYKVVFLVLDSIAFIALVIDQLSWTLRKHRRTKHLRFGRWTPGRWPENSLQRHWKKFAKYFWRGLEVLYFFINILYMVSLVRVISAKSFEANKWSYGQIIAITCWGPVIVKLIDLIISGPPKNGEKLNSGPPRLRIDNVINHRLISEYPDDEPFEPDLKTDRTAYSRQETLFSRTETEASHL
- a CDS encoding uncharacterized protein (MEROPS:MER0000865~BUSCO:EOG092D04RH), whose product is MGGRYDLRSQDLEPSAYAALPGTQSEFVPHNMTPLKSSLVGREVLGCHPSRWIYELINNNFTNCDLFERARRAKLDSHYVWDHPHQLVINGNQSYSTSSSKILSAICLDCHYHFLFRVEWEQEQSEFLCHQSHSNWPIGDTQFPWHHLTWVLSDKDANITRDRSKYYPLLAREYFACSAPPCTFQITLEISEPRMASWWVNLLLDHETILQQLNAAKRDEPARYESATDDWAHQAPSNLNTYLKNLLETTPETARSISKRNKRFAVLFGPRCFSIFRELEFKEHIEINDGVDEGSFTPTPPSPADGISGSTKVGTFRAYLEDVRSEVQNLIFKSGSTAERPTFCITALHNHLGCTEVPHLDANPLVNESRYKFMGVLPSQSKEIVVNAYKRQWELAPSRRREFVEFLMAIASDINNELLSDYAITQSSVFESQLQTHHNSDDDGLVSQALEFLGLSPPNNYSAKATIQAFREKLVRDPSDAGTARSMLLWIAQSSNDDSYQTSLLMEADAKMSLETSKVVLGLDTVDGPWQNAVDATKAKLEASTSKEAKAVYLDALDSIAEHTSSPSLKHAVLELRHAQGFSNSEFENSDSRAANLNLPMGLHNIGNTCYLNSLLQYLFTVKPIRDIVFNYDSLRLDLNDESIQARRLGGNKMQMDRGEAVVAQAFAEEMATLFENLRTSDRTATRPSQRLANAVLLSTHTLLSGSKQPSETPTTVNPPPLPARPSPAPPTESHDDINMVNVSVQAVSDSIETRSRSSTQTLVDQDDARSDRSYEKVETVTEDTNSQLQSVPILIDLGDDTLMTEAPQDDKKPVTPVDVDESKDTPVDARQENADVDMIDIEKPETVDQKVLNALEHQKRSSGTDQQDVEEVMGSILNRLQAAIRPTSVDSTSGIQLEKIMETFFVTTVNYTKKFDEKEYQHEISFDRSITAFPAAEGPCSLYDALGRNFDQQILEESKLSRYTAIKTLPPVLHILIQRSQSMGSKNGNPVVIPETLYLDRYMDAPHNSPIFQQRVEDWMTAERIVDIKSQLAKVEANPTYMTFFQNYGGENEVTDGTANQATNGADDFMKDEIDSENWDFDGPVEDDFLLITPANATKETTLEKPANKITDIQKTHAAVLEMMEKELRQRQEALEASMSSQKQISYRLHAVICHRGHLTSGHYWVWIHDFEANVWRWYNDADVKENKDTAEVLQTLSTSGEPYYLCYVRDEDKDQYVSVPKREPLKKEESDGQDKEGQVEAEATKSAVEAVSAPSISADRDGDVEVIDAKKENDPETAPEVDAVAQEPQESQRTVIMEDATQS